A section of the Polyangium spumosum genome encodes:
- a CDS encoding helix-turn-helix domain-containing protein, with product MAENTMLGGKVRALRRRESMTQGQLAERLGISPSYLNLIENNRRPLTAPMLIKLAQLFELDLSTFGTGGDASIVSDLREAFGDPLFDNHGVTTGDLKELAASSPVLAKAVLALYRAYRDTRESAETLSERLEGGGGVEATRLPTEEVSDLIQRHMNHFPTLEDAADEVRAGGRLDTDDVYRSLVRYLEKEHGVEVRLLHVADERKAMRRYDREARRLSLSELLPPRSRRFQLAHQIGLLSASDTIDRLLEGESGLSTPESRALARVAMANYFAAALLMPYGPFFEAARAERYDIELLAHRFGTSFEQVCHRLTTLRRPGAEGVPFHFLRIDIAGNISKRFSGSGIRFARFNGACPRWAVHTAFLTPGMIRVQLSRMTDGTRYFCVARTVRNDRGGYHAPHSMLSVSIGCEARFARELVYSDGVDVESNEALVPVGVTCRLCEHHDCEQRVFPPMQHPLRIDENMRGVSFFGPTPKR from the coding sequence ATGGCTGAAAATACAATGCTGGGTGGAAAGGTGAGGGCGCTGCGTCGACGCGAAAGCATGACGCAAGGGCAACTCGCCGAGCGGCTGGGGATCTCCCCGAGCTACCTCAACCTGATCGAGAACAACCGGCGCCCGCTCACGGCGCCGATGCTCATCAAGCTGGCGCAGCTCTTCGAGCTGGATCTGTCCACGTTCGGCACCGGCGGAGACGCCTCGATCGTCTCGGATCTGCGCGAGGCCTTCGGCGATCCGCTCTTCGACAACCACGGCGTGACGACGGGTGATCTGAAGGAGCTCGCCGCGAGCTCACCCGTGCTCGCGAAGGCCGTCCTCGCGCTTTATCGCGCCTATCGCGACACCCGAGAGTCGGCCGAGACATTGTCGGAGCGGCTCGAGGGCGGAGGCGGCGTGGAGGCCACGCGCTTGCCGACCGAGGAGGTCAGCGACCTCATCCAGCGGCACATGAACCACTTCCCCACGCTCGAGGACGCGGCCGACGAGGTGCGCGCCGGCGGCAGGCTCGACACGGACGACGTCTACCGATCGCTCGTCCGATACCTCGAAAAGGAGCACGGGGTCGAGGTGCGGCTGCTCCACGTCGCCGACGAACGCAAGGCGATGCGCCGCTACGATCGCGAGGCGCGGCGCCTCAGCCTGTCGGAGCTCTTACCCCCGCGCAGCCGGCGCTTCCAGCTCGCCCACCAGATCGGCCTGCTCTCGGCGAGCGACACGATCGACAGGCTGCTCGAAGGCGAGAGCGGCCTGTCCACGCCGGAGTCGCGCGCGCTCGCCCGCGTGGCGATGGCGAACTATTTCGCCGCCGCGCTGCTCATGCCGTACGGGCCTTTTTTCGAGGCCGCCCGCGCCGAGCGGTACGACATCGAGCTCCTGGCGCACCGCTTCGGCACGAGCTTCGAGCAGGTCTGTCACCGCCTCACGACGCTGCGCCGGCCCGGCGCCGAGGGCGTGCCGTTCCATTTTTTGCGGATCGACATCGCCGGCAACATCTCCAAGCGCTTCAGCGGCTCGGGGATCCGCTTCGCGCGCTTCAACGGCGCCTGCCCGCGCTGGGCCGTGCACACGGCGTTCCTGACGCCGGGGATGATCCGGGTGCAGCTCTCCCGCATGACCGACGGGACCAGGTATTTCTGCGTCGCGCGGACCGTGCGCAACGATCGCGGCGGATACCACGCGCCGCACTCGATGCTCTCGGTGAGCATCGGCTGCGAGGCGAGGTTCGCGAGAGAGCTCGTCTACTCGGACGGCGTGGACGTGGAGAGCAACGAGGCGCTCGTCCCCGTGGGCGTGACGTGCAGGCTCTGCGAGCACCACGACTGCGAGCAGCGCGTCTTCCCGCCGATGCAGCACCCGCTCCGGATCGATGAGAACATGCGCGGCGTGAGCTTCTTCGGGCCCACGCCGAAGCGGTGA
- the aceB gene encoding malate synthase A, with translation MHGMSSPVAILGSRTPSQSDVLTPEALQFVADLTRAFRGRIDALLARRRERSARFLAGERPDFLEETAELRNDDWSVAAIPDDIQDRRVEITGPVDRKMIINALNSGANVFMADFEDATSPTFANLVEGQKNLADAARGSIGYVDPTSGKSYTLGERTAVLFVRPRGLHLPERHVLVDGEPVPGSLFDFGLYFFHNARALVERGKRPYFYLPKLESHLEARLWNDVFLRAQAELDLPPGTIRATVLVETLPAAFEMDEILYELREHSAGLNCGRWDYIFSFIKKLGADPAFILPDRGLITMDRPFLKAYTDLVVKTCHRRGAHAMGGMAAQIPIKGDEERSRAALDKVRADKLREVHAGHDGTWVAHPGLVPIARAMFDAHMDGPNQLHVKREDVDVHAGDLLRVPDGPRTEAGLRHNIKVGILYIEAWLRGVGCVPLYDLMEDAATAEICRAQVWQWQHHGVSVEGAPLDPKRLVRTIEETMEELAKERGAEAFAHGRFDEARELFTTLATSDELEEFLTLPAYERLLALSSTSAGDTKKAPEAAA, from the coding sequence ATGCACGGAATGTCGTCTCCCGTTGCCATCCTCGGTTCCAGGACCCCCTCGCAGAGCGACGTGCTCACGCCCGAAGCGCTCCAGTTCGTGGCCGATCTCACGCGCGCTTTTCGAGGGCGCATCGACGCGCTGCTCGCCCGGCGCAGGGAGCGGAGCGCTCGTTTTCTGGCAGGCGAGCGCCCCGATTTCCTCGAGGAGACGGCCGAGCTCCGCAATGACGATTGGTCCGTCGCGGCCATCCCCGACGACATCCAGGACCGGCGCGTGGAGATCACCGGGCCCGTCGACCGGAAGATGATCATCAACGCGCTGAACTCCGGCGCGAACGTGTTCATGGCCGACTTCGAGGACGCGACGTCGCCGACGTTCGCAAACCTCGTCGAAGGGCAAAAAAATCTCGCGGACGCGGCGCGTGGATCGATCGGCTACGTCGATCCCACGTCGGGCAAGTCGTACACGCTCGGCGAGCGCACGGCCGTGCTCTTCGTTCGCCCGCGTGGCCTGCACCTGCCGGAGAGACACGTGCTCGTGGACGGAGAGCCCGTCCCCGGCTCGCTCTTCGATTTCGGCCTCTACTTCTTCCACAACGCCCGCGCCCTCGTGGAGCGCGGCAAGCGCCCCTATTTCTACCTGCCGAAGCTCGAGAGCCACCTCGAGGCGCGCCTCTGGAACGACGTCTTCCTGCGCGCGCAGGCCGAGCTGGATCTGCCGCCCGGCACCATCCGCGCCACCGTGCTCGTCGAGACGCTGCCCGCCGCGTTCGAGATGGACGAGATCCTCTACGAGCTACGCGAGCACTCGGCCGGCCTGAACTGCGGGCGCTGGGACTACATCTTCAGCTTCATCAAGAAGCTCGGCGCCGACCCCGCGTTCATCCTGCCCGACCGCGGCCTGATCACGATGGATCGGCCGTTCTTGAAGGCCTACACGGACCTCGTCGTGAAGACCTGCCACCGCCGAGGCGCGCACGCGATGGGCGGAATGGCGGCGCAGATCCCGATCAAGGGCGACGAGGAGCGGAGCCGCGCCGCCCTGGACAAGGTGCGGGCGGACAAACTCCGCGAAGTGCACGCAGGCCACGATGGCACGTGGGTCGCACACCCGGGGCTCGTGCCGATCGCGCGCGCCATGTTCGACGCACACATGGACGGCCCGAACCAGCTCCACGTGAAGCGCGAGGACGTGGACGTACACGCGGGGGATCTCCTGCGTGTCCCCGACGGCCCGCGCACCGAGGCGGGCCTGCGGCACAACATCAAGGTCGGCATCCTCTACATCGAGGCCTGGCTGCGCGGCGTCGGCTGCGTGCCGCTCTACGACCTCATGGAGGACGCCGCGACGGCCGAGATCTGCCGCGCGCAGGTCTGGCAGTGGCAACACCACGGCGTGTCCGTCGAGGGCGCGCCGCTCGATCCCAAGCGGCTCGTCCGGACGATCGAGGAGACGATGGAAGAGCTCGCGAAAGAGCGCGGCGCCGAGGCGTTCGCCCACGGGCGCTTCGACGAGGCGCGCGAGCTCTTCACCACGCTCGCCACGTCGGACGAGCTCGAGGAGTTCCTCACGTTGCCTGCGTACGAACGTCTCCTCGCCCTTTCATCCACGTCGGCGGGGGACACCAAGAAGGCGCCCGAAGCCGCCGCATGA
- the murI gene encoding glutamate racemase, translated as MRGPANALDPDAPLGVFDSGLGGLTVVRALRERCPAEDIVYLGDTARVPYGTRSAETVVRYALGCARVLLSRGVKAIVVACNTVSAVALDVMRVELDRPVLGVIVPGARAAVAAAKGGAVGVLGTTGTITSGAYPRAVASLSTRTEVFGQPAPLLVSLAEEGWLEGEVPRLVSRRYLEPLVRAGARCVVLGCTHFPLLERVIEAEAASIAGEPIPIVDSASATADDVSAFLGERGQRTTRVERGKLELFVTDLPKSFSTVAERFLGEPLGDVHQIDL; from the coding sequence ATGCGTGGCCCTGCGAACGCCCTGGACCCCGACGCGCCGCTCGGCGTCTTCGACTCGGGCCTCGGCGGCCTGACCGTCGTGCGCGCGCTCCGCGAGCGTTGCCCCGCGGAGGACATCGTCTACCTCGGCGACACGGCGCGCGTGCCGTACGGGACGCGCTCCGCGGAGACGGTCGTGCGGTACGCGCTCGGCTGCGCGCGGGTGCTCTTGAGCCGCGGGGTGAAGGCGATCGTCGTCGCGTGCAACACGGTGAGCGCCGTGGCGCTCGACGTCATGCGCGTGGAGCTCGACAGGCCCGTGCTCGGCGTGATCGTGCCCGGCGCGCGCGCGGCGGTCGCGGCGGCGAAGGGCGGGGCGGTGGGCGTGCTCGGCACGACGGGCACGATCACCTCGGGCGCGTATCCGCGCGCCGTCGCGTCGCTCTCCACGCGGACGGAGGTGTTTGGTCAGCCCGCGCCGCTGCTCGTCTCGCTCGCGGAGGAGGGGTGGCTCGAAGGGGAGGTGCCGCGGCTCGTCTCGCGGCGTTACCTCGAGCCGCTGGTGCGCGCCGGGGCGCGCTGCGTGGTGCTCGGATGCACGCACTTCCCCCTGCTCGAGCGGGTGATCGAGGCCGAGGCGGCCTCGATCGCGGGTGAGCCGATCCCGATCGTGGACAGCGCGTCGGCGACGGCGGACGACGTCTCGGCGTTCCTCGGGGAGCGCGGGCAACGGACGACGCGGGTAGAGCGAGGGAAGCTCGAGCTCTTCGTGACGGATCTGCCGAAGAGCTTCTCCACGGTCGCCGAGCGGTTCCTGGGGGAGCCGCTCGGCGACGTGCATCAGATCGATCTGTAG
- the aceA gene encoding isocitrate lyase, whose protein sequence is MSVAYPLPIRPSAAEGNGLVPNRWQGIVRPYTEADVERLRGSFHIEHTIAKLGAQRLWELLHTEDYVAALGALTGNQAMQQVRAGLKAIYLSGWQVAADANLAGEMYPDQSLYPANSVPMVVRRINQALLRADQIEHAEGKRERHWLAPIMADAEAGFGGPLNAFELMKAMIEAGASGVHFEDQLASEKKCGHMGGKVLVPTSQFIRTLVAARLASDVMGVPTLLVARTDADSAKLLTSDVDPRDRPFLTGQRTPEGFFQFKGGLDAAIARALAYAPYADMLWCETSTPDLDDARKFAEGVHAKYPGKLLAYNCSPSFNWKKNLDDLTIAKFQRELGAMGYKFQFVTLAGFHALNHGMYELAREYKVRGMSAYSELQQAEFSAEKSGYTATRHQREVGTGYFDQVAQVVSGGCASTLALNESTEAHQF, encoded by the coding sequence ATGTCCGTCGCGTATCCGCTGCCCATTCGCCCGTCTGCCGCCGAAGGAAACGGCCTCGTGCCGAACCGCTGGCAAGGCATCGTCCGCCCCTACACGGAGGCCGACGTCGAGCGCCTGCGCGGCTCGTTCCACATCGAGCACACGATCGCGAAGCTCGGCGCGCAGCGGCTCTGGGAGCTCTTGCACACCGAGGACTACGTCGCGGCGCTCGGCGCCCTGACGGGCAACCAGGCGATGCAGCAGGTGCGCGCGGGCCTGAAGGCGATCTACCTGAGCGGCTGGCAGGTCGCGGCCGACGCGAACCTCGCGGGCGAGATGTACCCGGATCAGAGCCTCTACCCGGCGAACAGCGTCCCGATGGTGGTGCGCCGGATCAACCAGGCGCTCCTGCGCGCCGACCAGATCGAGCACGCCGAGGGCAAACGGGAGCGGCACTGGCTCGCGCCGATCATGGCCGACGCCGAGGCCGGCTTCGGCGGACCGCTGAACGCCTTCGAGCTGATGAAGGCGATGATCGAGGCCGGCGCCTCGGGCGTGCACTTCGAGGACCAGCTCGCGTCGGAGAAGAAGTGTGGCCACATGGGCGGCAAGGTGCTCGTGCCGACGAGCCAGTTCATCCGGACGCTCGTGGCGGCGCGTCTCGCCTCGGACGTGATGGGCGTGCCGACGCTCCTCGTGGCCCGCACGGACGCCGACAGCGCGAAGCTCCTGACGAGCGACGTCGACCCGCGTGATCGCCCGTTCCTCACGGGTCAGCGCACGCCCGAGGGCTTCTTCCAGTTCAAGGGCGGCCTCGACGCGGCGATCGCGCGCGCGCTCGCCTACGCGCCGTACGCGGACATGCTCTGGTGCGAGACGAGCACGCCGGACCTCGACGACGCGCGCAAGTTCGCCGAGGGCGTGCACGCGAAATACCCGGGCAAGCTGCTCGCGTACAACTGCTCGCCGTCGTTCAACTGGAAGAAGAACCTCGACGATCTCACGATCGCCAAGTTCCAGCGCGAGCTCGGGGCCATGGGCTACAAGTTCCAGTTCGTCACGCTGGCCGGCTTCCACGCGCTGAACCACGGGATGTACGAGCTCGCCCGCGAGTACAAGGTGCGCGGCATGAGCGCCTACTCGGAGCTGCAGCAGGCCGAGTTCTCCGCGGAGAAGAGCGGCTACACGGCCACGCGCCACCAGCGCGAGGTGGGCACGGGTTATTTCGATCAGGTCGCGCAGGTCGTCTCGGGTGGTTGTGCCTCGACGCTCGCGCTGAACGAGTCGACCGAGGCGCACCAGTTCTGA